The Teredinibacter sp. KSP-S5-2 genome includes a window with the following:
- a CDS encoding RNA polymerase sigma factor → MLEDRSLLGTLFEKYGVDLKKLIAFKFNKSQDDAEEVVQDAFQRVLKLGNISELDNPKAYLYQTAANLALNRIRKINRHREYLANQNPDQSYDLSPERSTTARKDLEKVENSIERLPEKYRRTFLLSRVDGKSYKEISLELNIAESTVEKHIIKALKFLREVLEEGSMNE, encoded by the coding sequence ATGCTGGAAGATCGAAGTTTGCTTGGCACCTTATTTGAAAAGTATGGTGTGGACTTAAAGAAGCTTATCGCATTTAAGTTCAATAAATCCCAGGATGATGCGGAAGAAGTGGTTCAAGATGCGTTTCAGCGCGTATTGAAGCTGGGAAATATCTCCGAATTGGATAATCCAAAGGCCTACTTGTATCAGACGGCAGCCAATCTGGCGTTGAACCGTATTAGAAAAATCAACAGGCATCGTGAATACCTGGCGAATCAAAACCCGGATCAAAGCTATGATTTGTCTCCAGAGCGCTCTACCACTGCACGAAAAGATCTGGAGAAAGTGGAGAATTCTATTGAGCGTTTACCAGAAAAATATCGGCGTACATTTTTACTCAGTCGAGTAGATGGGAAAAGTTACAAAGAAATCAGTCTGGAGTTAAATATTGCAGAAAGCACGGTTGAAAAACATATCATAAAAGCACTCAAATTTTTACGGGAAGTGCTTGAAGAGGGGAGCATGAATGAATAA